A window from Pokkaliibacter sp. MBI-7 encodes these proteins:
- a CDS encoding DUF484 family protein, with protein sequence MSRKVQTSPLPETPTAEQVADYLREHPEFFVDHPAVLEELRIPHACGPAISLVERQLHLLRERNGALSHRLDEMIDTARENDLIFEKTRRLVLGVLQSASLEELARVLDRHLCFELRADRCELLIIDDEDAWVAAGVRRVERNEAMSIIGSLVDSRWAVCGELSDEEKYYLFIHDCHRIGSVALVPLMVNNVTVGVLAMGSYDRQLFHSSLGTLFLDYVGEVLTLTLPRLLDAVPPVAVNAE encoded by the coding sequence ATGAGCAGAAAGGTGCAGACCAGCCCTCTTCCTGAGACCCCCACCGCCGAACAGGTGGCCGACTACTTGCGGGAACATCCCGAATTTTTCGTCGACCACCCGGCGGTGCTGGAAGAATTGCGTATTCCCCACGCCTGTGGCCCCGCAATTTCTCTGGTGGAACGGCAACTGCACCTGCTGCGTGAGCGTAATGGTGCGCTGTCTCACCGGCTGGACGAAATGATCGACACCGCCCGGGAAAATGACCTGATCTTTGAAAAGACCCGCCGTCTGGTACTGGGCGTTCTGCAGTCTGCCAGTCTGGAAGAGCTGGCGCGGGTGCTTGACCGCCATCTCTGCTTTGAGCTGCGTGCCGATCGCTGCGAGTTGCTGATCATCGACGATGAGGATGCCTGGGTAGCGGCGGGCGTGCGTCGGGTGGAGCGCAATGAAGCAATGAGCATCATCGGCAGTCTGGTGGATTCGCGCTGGGCCGTCTGTGGTGAGCTGAGCGATGAAGAAAAGTACTACCTGTTCATCCATGACTGTCATCGTATCGGTTCCGTGGCTCTGGTACCGCTGATGGTCAACAATGTCACCGTCGGTGTGCTGGCCATGGGCAGCTACGACCGTCAGCTGTTTCACTCCAGTCTGGGAACGCTGTTTCTGGATTACGTCGGTGAAGTGCTGACCCTGACCCTGCCACGTCTGCTCGATGCTGTGCCGCCTGTCGCGGTTAACGCCGAGTGA
- a CDS encoding DedA family protein, with translation MYGWEYWVGHYGYLAIAIGTLLEGETVLVLAGLAISQGQLLYLKVILLSVICSFIGDQFWFWLGRRYGDRLIYAWPRLQPRVERMQRLISRYHAPVIIVNRFLYGLRALGPALFGTTPLPLWVFVFFNLVGAVIWSMVVVGVGMGLHEFWSRFAATLPLALVAVLCLIAVVLWWRRGRRQRAA, from the coding sequence ATGTATGGTTGGGAGTACTGGGTCGGTCATTATGGCTATCTGGCGATTGCCATTGGCACTCTGCTGGAAGGGGAAACCGTGCTGGTGCTGGCCGGTCTGGCCATTAGTCAGGGGCAGTTGCTTTATCTCAAGGTGATACTGCTGTCAGTCATCTGCAGCTTTATCGGAGATCAGTTCTGGTTCTGGCTGGGGCGGCGTTACGGCGATCGGCTGATCTATGCCTGGCCGCGCCTGCAGCCACGTGTGGAACGTATGCAGCGGCTGATCAGTCGCTACCACGCACCGGTGATTATCGTGAACCGCTTTCTTTATGGTTTGCGGGCGCTGGGGCCTGCGCTGTTCGGGACCACGCCGTTGCCGCTCTGGGTATTTGTCTTCTTCAATCTGGTCGGGGCGGTCATCTGGAGCATGGTGGTGGTCGGGGTGGGCATGGGACTGCATGAGTTCTGGAGCCGCTTTGCTGCCACCCTGCCCTTGGCGCTGGTGGCAGTGCTTTGTCTGATCGCTGTGGTGTTGTGGTGGCGGCGAGGCCGGCGTCAGCGGGCGGCGTGA
- the pspF gene encoding phage shock protein operon transcriptional activator, producing the protein MASARQNIIGSSEALHQVLQQTSKVAVLNRPVLVIGERGTGKELIAERLHYLSGRWQQPYLQVNCAAMSEHLLESELFGHEAGAFTGASRSRAGLFERADGGTLFLDELATASLQVQEKLLRVIEYGRFERLGGSRTLQVDVRVVAATNACLPERVASGAFRGDLLDRLAFDVINLPPLRVRQDDIAELAEHFALRMSLELQREYFAGFSPAAMRELLEYTWPGNIRELKNVVERSVYRHEEPAMPVQHIVLDPFAVSWQAYPFAGVNDKAASPVDSRQKSGNEAAPVCYPLDLRALLEQQEQQLIGQALTAHGFHQRQAAAALGLTYHQLRAALRKYPELLAQRQGN; encoded by the coding sequence ATGGCGTCGGCCAGGCAGAACATCATCGGCAGTTCGGAAGCCTTGCACCAGGTACTGCAACAGACGTCGAAAGTTGCGGTGCTGAATCGACCGGTGCTGGTTATAGGTGAGCGCGGTACCGGCAAGGAGCTGATTGCAGAGCGCCTGCACTATCTGTCCGGGCGCTGGCAACAACCCTATCTGCAGGTCAACTGTGCGGCGATGAGTGAGCATCTGCTGGAGTCGGAGCTGTTTGGTCACGAGGCAGGTGCTTTTACCGGTGCCAGTCGCAGTCGTGCCGGGCTGTTTGAGCGTGCTGATGGTGGCACCCTGTTCCTTGATGAGCTGGCGACCGCCTCACTGCAGGTGCAGGAAAAGCTGTTGCGGGTGATTGAGTACGGCCGCTTTGAACGGTTGGGTGGTAGCCGCACTCTGCAGGTCGATGTCCGGGTTGTCGCTGCTACCAACGCCTGTTTGCCTGAGCGGGTCGCATCGGGAGCGTTTCGCGGTGATCTGCTGGATCGCCTGGCGTTTGATGTAATCAACCTGCCGCCACTGCGGGTGCGGCAGGATGACATTGCCGAGCTGGCAGAGCATTTTGCTCTGCGTATGTCGCTGGAGCTGCAGCGTGAATACTTTGCCGGATTCTCGCCAGCCGCTATGCGAGAACTGTTGGAATACACCTGGCCTGGCAATATTCGTGAGCTGAAGAACGTGGTGGAGCGCAGTGTCTATCGCCATGAAGAGCCGGCAATGCCTGTTCAGCATATCGTGCTGGATCCCTTTGCAGTCAGCTGGCAAGCCTATCCGTTTGCCGGGGTTAACGATAAGGCCGCTTCGCCGGTCGATTCCAGGCAGAAGAGTGGCAACGAGGCTGCACCGGTGTGTTATCCCTTGGATCTGCGAGCGCTGCTGGAGCAACAGGAGCAGCAGCTTATTGGCCAGGCGCTGACCGCGCATGGCTTTCATCAGCGTCAGGCTGCCGCTGCTCTGGGGCTCACTTACCACCAGCTGCGAGCGGCTTTGCGCAAGTACCCTGAGTTGCTGGCGCAGCGTCAGGGTAATTGA
- the rpmB gene encoding 50S ribosomal protein L28, whose translation MSKVCQVTGKRPAVGNHVSHSNIKTKRRFMPNLHYHRFWVESEQRFVRLRVSSKGMRVIDKKGIDAVLTEIRARGEKV comes from the coding sequence ATGTCTAAAGTTTGCCAAGTTACCGGTAAGCGTCCAGCTGTTGGTAACCACGTTTCTCACTCTAACATCAAGACCAAGCGTCGCTTCATGCCTAACCTGCACTACCATCGTTTCTGGGTAGAAAGCGAACAGCGTTTTGTGCGCCTGCGTGTATCTTCTAAAGGTATGCGTGTCATCGATAAGAAAGGTATCGATGCAGTTCTGACCGAAATCCGCGCTCGCGGCGAGAAAGTGTAA
- the rpmG gene encoding 50S ribosomal protein L33: MAKGVREKIKLVSSAGTGHFYTTTKNKRTMPEKMEIKKFDPVVRQHVNYKEAKIK, encoded by the coding sequence ATGGCTAAAGGTGTTCGTGAGAAGATCAAGCTCGTTTCAAGCGCTGGTACTGGTCACTTCTATACCACTACCAAGAACAAGCGCACCATGCCTGAGAAAATGGAGATCAAAAAGTTTGATCCCGTTGTTCGTCAGCATGTGAACTACAAAGAAGCCAAAATCAAGTAA
- the pspA gene encoding phage shock protein PspA yields the protein MGIFSRFGDIINANLTALLDRAEDPAKMIRMMIQEMEETLVEVRTTSARVIADRKEQERRVARLQQEAGDWESKARLAISKGREDLARAALAEQQAVEDSLKACSRELTVIEEQLQVLHEEIGQLQQKLDDAKAKQKTLLVREQTSRSRMDMRRSGNREKLEEAFRKFDAYERKMDDLEAQLESEDLGRGRSLHDEFAELERNDKVEEALAALKARMNGDARSES from the coding sequence ATGGGAATTTTTTCACGCTTCGGCGACATCATTAACGCCAACCTGACCGCCCTGCTCGACCGTGCTGAAGACCCGGCCAAGATGATTCGTATGATGATTCAGGAAATGGAGGAAACACTGGTGGAAGTCCGCACCACCTCCGCCCGGGTCATCGCCGACCGCAAAGAACAGGAGCGCCGGGTGGCCCGCCTGCAACAAGAAGCCGGCGACTGGGAATCTAAAGCCCGGCTGGCGATCAGTAAAGGGCGCGAAGACCTGGCCCGCGCCGCTCTGGCTGAACAGCAGGCGGTAGAAGACAGCCTCAAAGCCTGCAGCCGCGAACTCACCGTTATTGAAGAACAGTTGCAGGTGCTGCACGAGGAAATCGGACAGCTGCAACAGAAACTGGATGATGCCAAAGCCAAGCAGAAAACCCTGCTGGTACGCGAGCAAACCAGCCGTTCACGTATGGACATGCGTCGTAGTGGCAACCGCGAGAAGCTGGAAGAGGCGTTCCGCAAGTTCGACGCCTATGAGCGCAAGATGGATGATCTGGAGGCACAACTGGAGTCTGAGGATCTGGGCCGTGGCCGCAGCCTGCATGATGAATTTGCAGAGCTTGAACGCAACGATAAGGTGGAAGAAGCACTGGCAGCCCTGAAGGCCCGGATGAATGGTGATGCACGGAGCGAGAGCTAA
- the pspB gene encoding envelope stress response membrane protein PspB → MSMLVFFFVPAVIFLTVVAPIWLILHYWTRSRQNKGLSDEERQTLEDSLSVAERLEKRVTTLETILDAEHPSWRTAREDDYRRGGS, encoded by the coding sequence ATGAGCATGCTGGTGTTCTTTTTCGTGCCGGCGGTGATCTTTCTCACCGTCGTCGCTCCCATCTGGCTGATCCTGCATTACTGGACCCGTTCACGACAAAACAAGGGCCTGAGTGATGAGGAGCGCCAGACGCTGGAGGATTCCCTGAGCGTGGCGGAACGGCTGGAAAAACGCGTCACCACGCTGGAAACCATTCTGGATGCGGAGCATCCGAGCTGGCGCACCGCCCGTGAGGATGACTACCGTCGAGGAGGAAGCTGA
- a CDS encoding DMT family transporter, with protein sequence MTSAKTPASPWLALVPWAFVLLWSTGFIGAKYGLPYIEPFNFLFIRMLLTLVVFAILIGWQRTPWPSWSEARQQMLVGALVHGLYLGGVFAAIKTGLPAGMTAIIVGLQPLLTAVVARFWLAERLSLMQLLGFWLGLLGVILVVLGRQAAVGAVQPAGILWALAALLGICAGTLYQKRYGGKVPLLTGTFWQYCAAALMMGLMTWSTESGSVIWSPQLLLAMAWLVLGLSLTAILLLMVMIREGESARVASYFYLVPPLTTLEGWLLFNEHLSLLSVCGVGLTAVAVWLAVARATSA encoded by the coding sequence ATGACATCTGCCAAGACGCCGGCCAGCCCGTGGTTGGCGCTGGTGCCCTGGGCCTTCGTGCTGCTATGGAGTACCGGTTTTATCGGTGCCAAATACGGCCTGCCTTACATTGAGCCTTTCAACTTCCTGTTTATCCGCATGCTGCTGACCCTGGTGGTGTTTGCCATCCTGATTGGCTGGCAGCGCACGCCCTGGCCCAGCTGGTCAGAGGCCCGCCAGCAGATGCTGGTGGGAGCACTGGTGCATGGCTTGTATCTGGGTGGCGTGTTTGCTGCTATCAAAACCGGTCTGCCTGCCGGAATGACGGCCATTATTGTCGGGTTGCAGCCCTTACTGACGGCGGTAGTCGCCCGTTTCTGGCTGGCTGAGCGTTTGTCTCTCATGCAGCTGCTGGGCTTCTGGTTAGGGTTGCTCGGTGTGATTCTGGTGGTGCTTGGCCGGCAGGCTGCCGTCGGTGCTGTGCAGCCTGCCGGAATACTGTGGGCACTGGCTGCACTGCTGGGTATCTGTGCCGGTACCCTGTATCAGAAGCGCTACGGCGGGAAGGTGCCACTGCTGACAGGCACGTTCTGGCAGTACTGTGCAGCGGCGCTGATGATGGGGCTGATGACCTGGAGTACAGAGAGCGGCTCGGTGATCTGGTCACCCCAACTGCTGCTGGCCATGGCCTGGCTGGTGTTGGGATTGTCACTGACCGCGATTCTGCTGTTGATGGTGATGATCCGTGAAGGGGAGTCGGCCAGGGTGGCCAGTTACTTCTATCTGGTTCCCCCCCTGACCACGCTGGAGGGCTGGTTGCTGTTCAATGAGCATCTCAGCCTGTTGAGTGTATGTGGTGTAGGTCTGACCGCGGTGGCGGTATGGCTGGCGGTGGCCCGAGCGACCTCCGCCTGA
- a CDS encoding PepSY domain-containing protein, with product MLKHRAIATYVAAVLFSGGGLAEADSGVTPESIQRTALDAYPGKLRKAVKVQKGGIEVWQIQIHGKDLQDHTLYYNARSGEEIEA from the coding sequence ATGTTGAAACATCGCGCTATTGCCACTTACGTTGCCGCTGTACTTTTCTCTGGCGGTGGTCTTGCAGAAGCAGACAGTGGTGTTACCCCCGAAAGTATCCAGCGTACAGCACTTGATGCATACCCCGGTAAGCTGCGTAAGGCAGTCAAGGTGCAGAAAGGCGGTATTGAAGTCTGGCAAATCCAGATTCACGGTAAAGACCTGCAGGATCACACCCTGTATTACAACGCCCGCAGCGGCGAAGAAATCGAAGCCTGA
- a CDS encoding ATP-binding protein, whose product MLRSVFLRSVLWPVLLVTVLLLLALGLLLAKSWRTLENLQPVEDHLEVLVQLQTTEQHLQRLVLAEVSPLPWGLLQADVKRLYDMNGFIDLDSNDHLRNVRRVLNNADLNDHQRLQQLQELLFTLSDEEHAAHQNLLRHVRASAWQEAWLSALALGLFPSLGIGLLFLMRKRIWQPLEQLGLLMTALTDEGYRPMSTEDVDPLLQTLFRHYNTMVARLAELEQEHISRNQLLQNEVEQASRTLLLHQRELATAERLAAVGELGASLAHELRNPLAGISLTLSNLRAELDDEDQTERLTLAIGALDRMSKQLNTLLAQTRQQPEPLCRCQLHRSIEEIVALVRYQIPEHVHIHNNIPEHIRVQLAEGRLHQAILNLILNAAQSLDHQLGQIVLDATEDADHVTLTVADDGPGFPAALLSGGIRTFASFREGGTGLGLAMVRRFMQDMGGELQVANRAEGGALVSLRFRIGETGDYREQAG is encoded by the coding sequence ATGCTGCGTTCTGTCTTTCTTCGCTCGGTATTGTGGCCAGTGCTGCTGGTCACGGTACTGTTGTTATTGGCTCTGGGGCTGTTGCTGGCCAAGTCCTGGCGCACACTGGAAAATCTCCAACCCGTCGAAGATCACCTGGAAGTGCTGGTGCAGCTGCAGACCACTGAGCAGCATTTGCAGCGTCTGGTGCTGGCTGAAGTCAGCCCGCTGCCCTGGGGGCTGTTGCAGGCGGACGTCAAACGTCTGTATGACATGAACGGCTTTATCGATCTTGACTCCAACGATCATCTGCGCAATGTGCGGCGGGTGCTGAACAACGCCGATCTCAATGACCACCAGCGGCTGCAGCAGTTGCAGGAGCTGCTGTTTACCCTGTCTGATGAAGAGCATGCCGCCCACCAGAATCTGCTGCGGCATGTACGGGCGTCTGCATGGCAGGAAGCCTGGCTGTCTGCCCTTGCGCTAGGGCTGTTCCCCTCGCTGGGTATCGGGCTGCTGTTCCTGATGCGTAAACGCATCTGGCAGCCTCTTGAGCAGCTGGGCCTGCTGATGACGGCACTAACCGACGAAGGCTACCGGCCTATGTCCACCGAGGATGTAGACCCGCTGCTGCAGACACTGTTCCGGCATTACAACACCATGGTAGCGCGCCTGGCAGAGCTGGAGCAGGAACATATCAGCCGCAATCAGCTGCTGCAGAATGAAGTGGAGCAGGCCAGCCGGACTTTGCTGCTGCATCAGCGTGAGCTGGCCACCGCTGAGCGTCTGGCGGCGGTGGGTGAACTGGGGGCCAGTCTGGCGCATGAGTTGCGCAACCCGTTGGCGGGTATTTCCCTGACCCTGTCCAATCTGCGTGCAGAGCTGGACGATGAGGATCAAACCGAGCGCCTTACTCTGGCCATCGGTGCGCTGGACCGGATGTCGAAGCAGCTCAACACACTGCTGGCGCAGACGCGGCAGCAGCCGGAGCCGCTGTGCCGCTGTCAGTTGCATCGCAGTATCGAAGAAATTGTCGCACTGGTGCGCTACCAGATTCCCGAGCACGTCCATATCCATAACAACATTCCCGAGCATATCCGTGTGCAGCTGGCCGAGGGCAGGTTGCATCAGGCCATTCTCAATCTGATTCTTAACGCGGCGCAGAGCCTGGATCATCAGCTGGGGCAGATCGTGCTCGACGCCACCGAAGATGCCGATCACGTGACGCTGACGGTAGCTGACGACGGTCCTGGCTTCCCCGCCGCATTGTTGAGCGGAGGGATTCGTACCTTTGCCAGCTTCCGCGAAGGCGGGACTGGTTTGGGGCTGGCGATGGTCCGGCGTTTTATGCAGGACATGGGCGGCGAGTTGCAGGTGGCGAACCGGGCAGAAGGCGGGGCACTGGTGTCGCTGCGCTTTCGCATCGGTGAGACCGGAGATTACCGCGAGCAGGCAGGCTAA
- the dapF gene encoding diaminopimelate epimerase codes for MLIRFTKMHGLGNDFMVLDLVTQRLSLSTEKVRELADRNFGIGFDQLLVVEPPSNPEMDFRYRIFNADGSEVEQCGNGARCFARFVREKRLTGKREIAVETAKGIIHLFHTDDHQVRVNMGAPFLEPADIPFVADLRAATYSIAAGSSMYDISAVSMGNPHGVLVVDNVDTAPVLTLGPVLERHERFPAKANIGFMQILSRKEVRLRVFERGVGETIACGSGACAAVVAGRLRGLLDEQVSVHLPGGTLTIQWAGEGSPVWMTGPATTVFEGQIHI; via the coding sequence GTGTTGATACGTTTTACCAAGATGCATGGCCTGGGCAATGATTTTATGGTGCTGGATCTCGTTACCCAGCGCCTGTCCCTGAGCACTGAAAAAGTGCGTGAGCTGGCCGACCGGAACTTTGGCATTGGCTTTGACCAGCTGCTGGTGGTTGAGCCGCCCAGCAACCCCGAAATGGACTTCCGCTACCGTATTTTCAATGCTGATGGCTCCGAGGTGGAGCAGTGCGGTAACGGTGCCCGTTGTTTCGCCCGTTTTGTGCGGGAGAAGCGCCTGACCGGTAAACGTGAAATCGCGGTAGAAACCGCCAAAGGCATCATTCACCTGTTCCATACCGATGATCATCAGGTGCGGGTGAACATGGGGGCTCCCTTCCTTGAGCCTGCCGACATTCCCTTTGTTGCTGATCTGCGCGCTGCGACCTACAGCATTGCCGCTGGCAGCAGCATGTATGATATTTCTGCCGTTTCCATGGGCAATCCTCATGGTGTGCTGGTCGTCGACAACGTCGATACTGCCCCGGTGCTGACACTGGGGCCTGTGCTGGAGCGCCATGAACGCTTTCCGGCCAAAGCCAATATCGGTTTTATGCAGATTTTGTCCCGCAAGGAAGTACGTTTGCGGGTGTTTGAACGAGGTGTGGGTGAAACCATCGCCTGCGGCTCCGGCGCCTGTGCTGCAGTAGTAGCAGGGCGGCTTCGTGGGCTGCTTGATGAGCAGGTCAGTGTTCATCTGCCGGGCGGCACCCTGACTATCCAGTGGGCAGGTGAGGGCAGTCCGGTGTGGATGACGGGCCCGGCGACCACCGTGTTTGAAGGGCAGATCCATATATGA
- the xerC gene encoding tyrosine recombinase XerC: MTVWPDAFLQYLQKERHYSDHTLDAYQRDLHDCQQWLQQQQLDWQTLDAAHLRRFLASLRQKQQSSRTLQRKLSSLRAFYRYLQTQQLMQRNPCDGVQAPKADKPLPDVLSVDDLQQLLDVSSTDPLECRDLAMMEMLYSSGLRLAELVDLDCADVDFAQQLVLVREGKGGKSRLVPVGRKAIDALRRYLSLRPTLLKGRGEAALFLSQQGNRLGARAVQQRLSRWARQQGLGQHMHPHQLRHSFASHILESSGDLRAVQELLGHADIRTTQIYTHLDFQHLAHVYDQAHPRARKKSSS, from the coding sequence ATGACCGTCTGGCCTGATGCCTTTCTGCAGTATCTGCAGAAGGAGCGCCACTACTCTGACCATACCCTCGATGCCTATCAGCGGGATCTGCACGACTGCCAGCAATGGCTGCAACAGCAGCAGCTGGACTGGCAGACGCTGGACGCCGCCCATCTGCGTCGCTTCCTCGCTTCGCTGCGACAGAAGCAGCAAAGTAGCCGCACACTGCAACGCAAACTGTCTTCCCTGCGGGCGTTCTATCGCTACCTGCAAACACAGCAGCTGATGCAGCGTAATCCCTGTGATGGCGTGCAGGCACCCAAAGCCGATAAGCCGCTACCCGACGTGCTCAGTGTCGATGACCTGCAGCAGCTGCTGGACGTCAGCAGCACCGATCCACTGGAATGCCGCGATCTGGCGATGATGGAGATGCTGTACTCCTCGGGCCTGCGTCTGGCTGAACTGGTGGACCTGGATTGCGCTGACGTCGATTTTGCACAGCAGCTGGTACTGGTGCGCGAAGGTAAGGGCGGTAAGAGCCGTCTGGTGCCGGTTGGGCGCAAAGCCATTGACGCCCTGCGCCGTTATCTGAGCCTGCGGCCGACCCTGCTCAAGGGGCGCGGTGAAGCCGCCCTGTTTCTCAGTCAGCAGGGCAATCGGCTGGGCGCCCGCGCCGTACAGCAACGCCTCAGTCGCTGGGCCAGACAGCAGGGGCTGGGTCAGCATATGCACCCACATCAGCTGCGGCATTCCTTTGCCAGCCACATTCTGGAGTCCAGTGGAGATCTGCGCGCGGTGCAGGAACTGCTGGGCCATGCGGATATCCGCACCACTCAAATCTACACTCATCTGGATTTCCAGCATCTTGCCCATGTCTATGATCAAGCCCATCCCCGTGCCCGTAAAAAATCCTCATCTTGA
- the pspC gene encoding envelope stress response membrane protein PspC translates to MNSANKDNGYLRNLYRSSSQGWIAGVCAGLAESYGQPVWLARIVMLTLFVFSGSLGVLLYLAGVILLKRRPLSAREAEPRQPKFDYGQPLTQRARALAERMRELDRRLQRMERYVTSNRFRYDKEFRDL, encoded by the coding sequence ATGAACAGTGCTAATAAAGACAATGGTTACCTGCGTAACCTGTATCGCAGCTCCAGCCAGGGCTGGATCGCCGGCGTCTGTGCCGGGCTGGCAGAAAGTTACGGCCAGCCAGTGTGGCTGGCTCGTATCGTGATGCTGACCCTGTTTGTATTTAGCGGCAGCCTCGGAGTTCTGCTTTATCTGGCTGGGGTCATTCTGCTCAAACGCCGCCCGCTCAGCGCCCGGGAAGCCGAACCACGCCAGCCGAAGTTTGATTACGGGCAGCCCCTGACCCAGCGCGCTCGTGCCCTGGCAGAGCGGATGCGAGAGCTGGATCGCCGCCTGCAGCGGATGGAGCGCTATGTCACCTCCAACCGCTTTCGCTATGACAAAGAGTTTCGTGATCTGTGA
- a CDS encoding lipoprotein, with protein sequence MLASDSLWPALLGASPDITVPRQALPGQIGNRSMRIVFALLILTTSLLAGCGNKGPLYLPQQSSAQTSQ encoded by the coding sequence ATGCTCGCCAGTGATTCTCTGTGGCCAGCCCTGCTGGGCGCCTCTCCTGATATCACCGTACCCAGGCAGGCGTTGCCTGGTCAGATAGGAAACCGGTCAATGCGCATAGTGTTTGCTCTGCTGATTCTCACCACCAGCCTGCTGGCCGGATGTGGTAACAAGGGGCCGCTGTATTTGCCTCAGCAGTCTTCGGCGCAGACCAGCCAGTGA
- the cyaY gene encoding iron donor protein CyaY, which yields MTESEFHQQVDDTLEQVETILDDAESDLDVNLNNGILTVICENGSRIILTRQTPVKQLWLATKQDGYHFDWDSDGQCWLERAKGGTLAERLQEALRAQAGETLAFDL from the coding sequence ATGACCGAGAGCGAATTCCACCAGCAGGTTGACGACACGCTGGAGCAGGTGGAAACCATCCTTGATGATGCCGAAAGCGATCTCGACGTTAATCTCAACAACGGCATTCTGACCGTCATCTGTGAGAACGGCAGCCGCATCATTCTGACCCGGCAGACACCGGTCAAACAGCTGTGGCTGGCGACCAAACAGGATGGTTATCACTTCGACTGGGACAGTGACGGGCAATGCTGGCTGGAAAGAGCCAAGGGCGGAACCCTGGCAGAGCGCCTGCAGGAGGCACTGCGTGCTCAGGCCGGAGAAACGCTGGCATTTGATCTGTAA
- a CDS encoding sigma-54 dependent transcriptional regulator, with protein MADTIMILEDESLLGAELRRHFQRQDWEVCLCSSLAEARHWLLEQQLDPLVVLSDMSLGDGNALSLLEEVRKAQRPQEWIFLTGYGSIPDSVQALRLGAFDFLEKPCDLGRLDLVVQGAARSARAQRRVELMSSSDGQGVDAFVGRSEAAERVRALLQRLLTVPFSALAITGETGTGKGLVARILHQGGLHRDGPMVEINCAALPKELLESELFGHEAGAFTGAKGRRRGLLEQASGGTLFLDELGEMDIELQAKLLKAIEDKRIRRLGGEQEIQVDVQIIAATHRNLQQRVEQGSFREDLYHRLSVFQLELPALRERLDDIQDLVWPLVHEFNLKANRRVRHIPPEVWQRLRQHHWPGNVRELRNVVERCVLLAEDERFPLEWLQLGKSHEAEPAPVMKAEVQGDALVLPLDGSMALDEMEKHIIETALTRHGNNVVATARALGTTRETLRYRLQKYHIKI; from the coding sequence ATGGCCGATACCATAATGATCCTCGAAGATGAATCGTTGCTGGGCGCCGAGCTGCGTCGCCATTTTCAGCGTCAGGACTGGGAAGTGTGCCTGTGCTCCAGTCTGGCCGAGGCGCGTCACTGGTTGCTGGAGCAGCAGCTGGATCCGCTGGTAGTGCTGTCTGATATGAGCCTCGGCGATGGTAACGCCCTGAGCCTGCTGGAAGAGGTGCGCAAAGCGCAGCGGCCGCAGGAGTGGATCTTCCTGACAGGCTACGGCTCGATTCCGGACTCGGTGCAGGCGTTAAGACTGGGTGCTTTCGATTTTCTGGAAAAACCCTGTGATCTGGGGCGTCTGGATCTGGTGGTGCAGGGGGCTGCCCGCAGCGCCCGTGCCCAGCGACGTGTAGAGCTAATGAGCAGTAGCGATGGGCAGGGGGTGGATGCCTTCGTCGGTCGTAGTGAGGCAGCAGAGCGGGTGCGGGCATTGCTACAACGGTTACTGACCGTGCCGTTCAGTGCGCTGGCCATTACCGGCGAGACCGGGACAGGCAAGGGGCTGGTTGCACGTATTCTGCATCAGGGCGGTTTGCATCGTGACGGGCCGATGGTGGAGATCAACTGTGCGGCGTTGCCCAAGGAGCTGCTGGAATCTGAATTGTTCGGCCATGAAGCCGGTGCTTTTACCGGTGCCAAGGGACGTCGCCGTGGTCTGCTGGAGCAGGCCAGTGGTGGCACGTTGTTCCTCGATGAACTGGGCGAGATGGACATCGAGCTGCAGGCCAAACTGCTAAAGGCTATTGAAGACAAGCGTATTCGGCGTTTGGGTGGGGAACAGGAAATTCAGGTGGATGTGCAGATCATCGCGGCCACCCATCGCAATCTGCAGCAGCGGGTCGAGCAGGGCTCCTTCCGCGAAGACTTGTATCATCGCCTGAGTGTCTTTCAGCTCGAGCTGCCTGCGTTGCGGGAGCGTCTGGACGATATTCAGGATCTGGTCTGGCCGCTGGTGCATGAGTTCAATCTCAAGGCGAATCGCCGGGTACGGCATATACCGCCCGAGGTCTGGCAACGGTTGCGTCAGCATCACTGGCCGGGCAACGTGCGTGAGCTGCGCAATGTCGTGGAGCGATGCGTGCTGCTGGCCGAAGATGAGCGTTTTCCGCTGGAGTGGCTGCAGCTCGGTAAAAGCCATGAAGCGGAGCCGGCGCCGGTGATGAAGGCAGAGGTTCAGGGAGATGCTCTGGTGCTGCCGCTGGATGGCAGTATGGCGCTGGATGAAATGGAGAAGCACATCATCGAAACAGCACTGACGCGCCATGGTAATAATGTGGTGGCCACGGCCAGAGCCCTGGGGACCACGCGCGAAACCCTGCGCTATCGTCTGCAGAAGTACCACATCAAGATTTGA